From a region of the uncultured Draconibacterium sp. genome:
- a CDS encoding arginine decarboxylase, whose amino-acid sequence MKNTYFDLIEQSYYFPQEGFDLRGDSLTFHGISLKYLIKKYGTPFRFIYLPKIGEQIKKSRNLFNKAIKKNNYDGKYYYCYCTKCNHFSHVVNEALKHNVNLETSSSYDIDLILHLFKDKKIDKNRKIIHNGYKTQEYLKKIIELQRLGFKNNIIVLDSINELQRIEKLANGEKVKVGIRMAINEESQSAYYTSRLGIRHTKIPEFFEKNIKGKKNIELKMLHFFVDSGIKDSLYFWGEFQKAMKLYVELKKQCDSLDSFNLGGGFPIRNHLGFEYDYEYMIKEIVSNIKTACSAENLPDPDIYTEFGKYTVGESGAIIFEVLEQKQQNDTESWYIINNSLMNTIPDSWSIFEKFILLPINKWNNEYKRANIGGISCDHSDYYNSEDFNQEVLLPSYSDDDKEPLYLGFFHTGAYQDAISGYGGIKHCLIPAPKHVIIDRDEKGNFFDYVYRNEQSAEEMFKILGYTKDEE is encoded by the coding sequence ATGAAGAATACTTATTTTGATTTGATTGAGCAAAGTTACTACTTCCCACAGGAAGGCTTTGATTTAAGAGGCGATTCGTTAACCTTTCACGGTATCTCTTTAAAATATCTGATTAAAAAATACGGTACCCCGTTTAGGTTTATATACCTGCCAAAAATTGGGGAACAAATAAAAAAATCGCGTAACCTGTTTAATAAGGCCATTAAAAAGAACAATTATGATGGTAAGTATTATTATTGTTATTGTACAAAATGTAACCACTTTTCGCATGTGGTTAACGAGGCCTTAAAACACAATGTAAACCTCGAAACTTCATCATCGTACGACATCGATTTGATTTTGCATCTTTTTAAGGATAAAAAAATCGATAAGAACCGGAAGATCATTCACAACGGCTACAAAACGCAGGAATATCTTAAGAAAATTATCGAACTGCAACGGCTTGGATTTAAGAATAATATCATTGTATTAGATAGTATTAATGAGCTGCAGCGAATTGAAAAACTGGCCAATGGCGAAAAGGTAAAAGTGGGTATCCGAATGGCGATTAATGAGGAATCGCAGTCGGCATATTATACTTCACGTTTAGGAATACGGCACACAAAAATTCCGGAGTTTTTCGAAAAGAATATAAAGGGGAAGAAAAATATCGAGTTAAAGATGCTTCACTTTTTTGTAGATTCGGGAATTAAGGACAGTTTGTATTTCTGGGGCGAATTCCAAAAAGCGATGAAGCTTTACGTGGAGCTGAAAAAACAGTGCGACTCACTCGATTCGTTTAACCTGGGAGGCGGTTTCCCAATACGTAACCACCTGGGATTTGAATACGATTACGAGTACATGATCAAGGAAATAGTTTCGAATATAAAAACGGCCTGCTCGGCTGAAAACCTGCCTGACCCGGATATTTATACCGAGTTTGGCAAATATACGGTTGGCGAAAGTGGGGCGATCATTTTCGAGGTACTGGAGCAAAAACAACAAAACGATACCGAAAGCTGGTACATCATTAACAACAGTTTAATGAATACCATTCCGGACTCGTGGTCGATTTTCGAGAAGTTTATTTTGCTGCCGATCAACAAATGGAATAACGAATACAAACGCGCCAATATTGGAGGTATCAGTTGCGACCATTCTGACTATTACAACTCGGAAGACTTTAACCAGGAGGTACTGCTACCGTCTTATTCCGACGATGATAAAGAGCCGCTGTATCTGGGTTTTTTCCACACCGGCGCTTACCAGGATGCAATCAGTGGTTATGGCGGAATTAAACACTGTTTGATTCCGGCACCAAAACACGTAATTATCGATCGCGACGAGAAAGGTAATTTCTTCGATTATGTGTATCGTAATGAGCAGTCGGCAGAGGAGATGTTCAAAATTCTGGGTTATACCAAGGACGAGGAATAG